GTGATCCAAGAGCAGCTCCGTGTGCGCGGCGACCAAGTCACCGTCTCGGACCTCTACGCTCAGGGCTTTAATCCTGTTCTCTTGGCGAGCGACTTCGGCGCTCGCCGCAGTTCCGGCCATCTCAATTACGCGCTGGAGCAAAGGGCCGGATATGAGACAGGAACACTTTCAGCCGACATCGCGCAAGAAGTCGAGATGGTCCTTGCGGCGGACGTACTCGCCTTCACCTTTCCCATCTTCTGGTTCAGCGTTCCGGCAATTCTCAAGGGTTGGATCGAGCGGGTCTTTTTGTCCGGCCCCTTTTACGGCGGCAAGCGCATCTACGGTCGGGGTGGCCTCGCCGGCAAGCGGGCCTTCGCGGCGCTGAGCCTGGGTGGACGCGAGCATATGTTCGGTCCGGACGCGATCCACGGCGATCTGGAAACCGGTCTGCTGCGTCACTTCTTCCAAGGCACGCTGGGCTACGTCGGCCTCACGGTGCACCGACCGTTCGTTGCCTATCACACGCCTTATCTGCGGGACGCGCAGCGCAGAACTCTGCTCGAGGACCTGCGAGCGTACGTCCGCTGTCTCGACGAGCAGCCTCATTTCACCATGCCGAATCTAGACGACTTCGACGCGGTCTTCGCCAGAAGACCTATGGAGAAATCGCACTAAACCGTGATCCTAGGCCGCGCCCTGCCGGGAGCGCTGGTCGCCGTCGTCGGTCAGCAGCATGCGCGGCAGCTTGAAGTGGACGTTCTCGGTCACCGTTTCCGAGAGCCGGATGTTGACCTCGCGGCGCTCCTTGAAGGCTTCGATGACCTCCTGAACCAGCACCTCCGGCGCGCTGGCACCGGCGGTCAGACCGACATGCGTCACCCCCTCCAGCTCGGCCCAGGGGATGTCGGCGGCCCGCTGAACCAGGAAGGCCTTGGGGCAACCGCTCTTCTCCGCCACTTCGACGAGACGCTGGGAGTTGGAGGAATTGGGGGCCCCGACCACCAGCAGCACCTCGCAGCGGTGGGCGATGTCCTTCACGGCCTGCTGCCGGTTGGTGGTGGCGTAGCAGATATCTTCCTTCTTCGGCCCGCGAATCTCGGGGAATCGTCGCTTCAAAGCCTCCACCACCGCGGCCGTGTCGTCGACCGACAGGGTCGTCTGGGTGATGTAGGCCAGATTATTCGGGTTCCGCACCTCCAGAGCCTCGACGTCGGAGACCTCCTCCACGAGCTGGATCGCGCCATCCGGAAGCTGACCCATGGTGCCGACCACCTCCGGATGGCCGGCGTGGCCGATCATCAGGATATGGTGGCCGTCCTTGAAATGACGCTCGGCCTCGACATGGACCTTGCTGACCAGCGGACAGGTTGCGTCGACGTAGATCAGGCTGCGGCGCTCCGCCTCGGCGGGGACCGCCTTGGGCACGCCATGCGCCGAAAAGATCACAGGCGCGTCGTTGGGAACCTCGTCCAGTTCCTCGACGAAGACCGCGCCCTTGGCTTCCAGCCCCTCGACGACGAAGCGGTTGTGCACGATCTCGTGGCGCACGTAGACGGGGGCGCCGAACTTCTCCAGCGCCCGCTCCACGATCTCGATCGCACGTTCGACCCCGGCGCAGAAGCCGCGCGGCGTGGCCAACTCGATCGTCACCGCTGCGTCCGGCGTGGCGGGCTTATCCATTCCTGCTCTCTCCCGTCCCTATGCGTTCGGCGATATGCGTTCGACGATGTCCGATCCATCCAACGCCGCCCGCCCTCACCGGCCTCTCGCAGCGACGTTGCGCTCGGGGGTCCGCCCGCGCTATCCATCCTGGCCTAGCATAAGACCGCAAAGCGAGAAAAGCGACATGGCCGAACAGCCGATTCCGGCCCAGAAAGCCCCTTATCAGGCCAAGGTTAAGGCCGGCCGTACCTACTACTGGTGCGTCTGCGGGCGCTCTGCCAATCAGCCCTACTGCGACGGCGCGCACAAGGATACCGGCCTGGAGCCGCTCGGCTGGAAATGCGAGTCGGACGGGGAGGTCTGGTTCTGCGGCTGCAAGCAGACGGCGACGAAGCCCTTCTGCGACGGGACGCACGCCAAGCTGTGAGACGCCTCACCGCACTTCTCGCGCTTCTCCCGCTCGCGGCCTGCGGCAGCCTCGACGGCCTGTTCGCGGGCGAAGACGGCCCGGTGATCGTCTGCCCGCGGATTCTGCCGGTGGTCGAGGCGGAGCAGATGACCCGCTTCGTGGCCGACGGCCGCGATCTGACCGAGGTCGACTTCCGCGCCCGCCTCGCCGATGTGCGCGCCGAGTGCGTCGCCGACGAGGAGGAGATCGAACTGACGCTTCAGGTCATGCTCTCCGCCAGCCGCGGCCCGGCCAACGCCGAGGGTGCGGCCGGCTTCAGCTACTTCGTCGCCGTGGCCACCCGCGACGAGCAGATCCTGGCCCGCGACGAATACCAGGTCGGCATTCCCTTCGAGGGCAACCGCACGACCGTCGGCCTGCTGGACGAGGTGGACGTCGAAATCCCCTTGGCCGAGGGCCAGACCGGGCGCGAGTACCGCGTTTTCCTGGGCCTGGCGCTGACCCCTGACGAGTTGGAATGGAACCGTCAGAACCGCTAGACGGCTGCGGCGACAGACGTCGCCGAGGCGACTTCGAGGGTGTTCCAATTGACTTCCCGGGCTCGATCCTTACTCTCCCTCCTGCGTCGTTAGAGCCTCGCCTGGGAGAGATCGGGCCGCCCGTCATTACGGTCGCGGACCCGACGCCGAAGGAGCAACCGCCCCGGAATCTCTCAGGCAAACGGACCGGGCGAGTCTGACACGGCGCCTCTGGAGAGCGGGTCTGCCCTGTAAGACGGGGGCGGGCCCCACCGAAGGGGTAAAGCCGCCGAGCTTTCGCGCGAGGCGGCCAATCTCTCAGGTTCGGTGACAGAGGGGGCTTCGAACCGCCGGCCACAGAGGCCGGTGGACCTTTCGAGGCTCCTGAAGGATTCGTACCGAACCCGATGACCGATCCTGTTGCGACCGTCACTCAGGAGAGAGCCGAGGCTCTCCCGACACCCCTTCTCGCGCTGCATCGGGAGCTTGGCGGCAAGCTGGTCGATTTCGCTGGCTATCTGCTGCCGGTGCAGTATCCGGCCGGTATCATGGCCGAACACAAGCTCTGCCGGGACTCGGCCGCGCTGTTCGACGTTTCCCATATGGGACAGGTCGAGCTGACCGGAGAGGACGCCGACATCGCCCTGGAACGCCTGGTTCCGGGCGAGCTGCGGAAACTCGGAGTCGGACGGCAGCGCTACGGCTTCTTCACCAACGAGGCCGGCGGGATCCTGGACGACCTGATCGTCGCGCGCTTGCCCGACCGGCTCTTCATCGTGGTCAACGCGGCCTGCAAGACCGCCGATATCGCGTACCTGCGCGCCAACCTGCCGGGCATCTCGGTCACGGAGCTGACCGACCGGGCGCTGATCGCCCTGCAAGGCCCCCAGGCGGTGCAGGCGCTGACCCGCCATGCGCCCGCAGCGGCCGGGCTGAGCTTCCTGTCCATCGCCGAGATGGATCTGGCCGGCGTGCCGGCGCTGATCAGCCGTTCGGGCTACAGCGGCGAGGACGGCTTCGAAATCTCCTTGCCGGCCGACCGGGCCGAGGCGGTGACCCGCGAGCTGCTGGCCGAGCCGGAGGTCGCACCGGCCGGGCTGGGCGCACGCGATTCCCTGCGGCTGGAGGCCGGGCTCTGTCTCTACGGCCACGATCTGACACCGGAGACCACGCCGGTCGAGGCCGGCCTGACCTGGGCCATCGGCAAGCGGCGTCGCGCCGAGGGCGGCTTTCCGGGCGCGGAGATGATCCAGCGCCAACTGGCCGAAGGTCCGCCGCGCCGCCGCGTTGGTCTCAGGCCCGAGGGCCGCGCGCCGGTTCGCGAGGGCGCCAGGCTGTCCGACGGCGAGGGCCAGTTCGCCGGCGTCGTGACCAGTGGCGGCTTCGGCCCGACGGTCGGCGGCCCGGTCGCCATGGGCTACGTCACGACCGCTCTGGCCGCGCCGGGCAACAAGCTTTTCGCAGAGGTCAGGGGCAAGCAGCTTCCGGTCACGGTGGCCGGGCTGCCCTTCGTGCAACAGCGTTACGCAAAGTAATCGGGATCGAGAGGGGGCAAGTCATGAGCGAAACGAAATACACCGGCGACCACGAATGGGTGCGCGTCGAGGGGGAAGCCGCCACGGTCGGCATCACCAACTACGCGCAGGAGCAGCTCGGCGACGTCGTTTTCGTCGATCTGCCCGAGGCCGGCGCGACCCTGGAGCAGGGCGCCGAGGCCGCAACCGTCGAATCCGTGAAGGCCGCCAGCGAGGTCTATGCCGCCGTTTCCGGCGAGGTGATCGAGATCAACGAGGCCCTGACCGACGAACCGGGCCTGGTGAACAGCGCTCCCGAAGGCGACGGTTGGTTCTTCAAGCTGAAGCTCGGCGACCCGGCGGAGCTCGGCGAACTGATGGATGCCGCCGCTTACAAGGACTACTGCGCCGGGCTCGACTGAGCCGGCAGCTTCCCTCTTTCTCCGTCACGAGGATCACGCCTTGCAGGATCAAGCCCAGTCGAGCCGCCAAAGCGCCCGCCCCTCCCTCAGCCAGCTGGAGCAGCGCGACGACTTCGTCCGCCGCCACATCGGGCCGGGTGAACCGCAGATCGCCAAGATGCTGTCCGACCTGGGCCTCGACAGCCTGGAGGCGCTGATCGACAAGGCGGTGCCGAGCCAGATCCGCATGGAGCGGCCGCTCGAGCTGCCACCGGTGCTGAGCGAGCGGGAAGCGCTGCATCGCCTGCGCGAGATGGCCGACCGCAACAAAGTCCTCACCTCGATGATCGGCATGGGCTACTACGGCACCGTCACGCCGGGCGTGATCCAGCGCAACATCCTGGAGAACCCGGCCTGGTACACGGCCTACACGCCCTACCAGGCGGAAGTCAGCCAAGGCCGGCTCGAGGCACTGTTGAACTACCAGCAGATGGTCATCGACCTGACCGGGCTGGAAATCGCCAACGCCTCGCTGCTGGACGAGGCGACGGCGGCGGCGGAAGCCATGACCCTGGCGCGCCGGGTTGCCAAAGCCAAGGGCAGCACCTTCTTCGTCGACCGGGATTGCCACCCGCAGACCCGCGCCGTGGTGCAGACCCGCGCCGAGCCGCTGGGCATCGAGGTGATCGTCGGCGATCCGCTGAGCGACCTGCCCGACACCGGGCTGTTCGGCCTGCTGCTGCAGTATCCCGGCTCCAGCGGGGAGATCCGCGACTACCGCCCGGCGGTCGAGGCGGTCCATGCCCAGAAGGGCCTGGCCATCGCCGCCACCGACCTGCTGGCGCTGACCCTGCTGACCCCGCCGGGGGACTGGGGCGCCGACGTCTGCATCGGCTCGGCCCAGCGCTTCGGCGTGCCGATGGGCTACGGCGGCCCCCACGCCGCCTTCATGGCGACCAAGGACGCCTACAAGCGCCAGACGCCGGGCCGCATCATCGGCGTGTCGGTGGACCGCTTCGGCCGGCCGGCGCTGCGCATGGCCCTGCAGACCCGCGAGCAGCATATCCGGCGGGAGAAGGCGACCAGCAACATCTGCACGGCGCAGGTGCTGCTGGCGGTGATCGCCGG
The window above is part of the Algihabitans albus genome. Proteins encoded here:
- a CDS encoding NAD(P)H-dependent oxidoreductase produces the protein MRVHLVHAHPEPASFVAAMRDVIQEQLRVRGDQVTVSDLYAQGFNPVLLASDFGARRSSGHLNYALEQRAGYETGTLSADIAQEVEMVLAADVLAFTFPIFWFSVPAILKGWIERVFLSGPFYGGKRIYGRGGLAGKRAFAALSLGGREHMFGPDAIHGDLETGLLRHFFQGTLGYVGLTVHRPFVAYHTPYLRDAQRRTLLEDLRAYVRCLDEQPHFTMPNLDDFDAVFARRPMEKSH
- the ispH gene encoding 4-hydroxy-3-methylbut-2-enyl diphosphate reductase is translated as MDKPATPDAAVTIELATPRGFCAGVERAIEIVERALEKFGAPVYVRHEIVHNRFVVEGLEAKGAVFVEELDEVPNDAPVIFSAHGVPKAVPAEAERRSLIYVDATCPLVSKVHVEAERHFKDGHHILMIGHAGHPEVVGTMGQLPDGAIQLVEEVSDVEALEVRNPNNLAYITQTTLSVDDTAAVVEALKRRFPEIRGPKKEDICYATTNRQQAVKDIAHRCEVLLVVGAPNSSNSQRLVEVAEKSGCPKAFLVQRAADIPWAELEGVTHVGLTAGASAPEVLVQEVIEAFKERREVNIRLSETVTENVHFKLPRMLLTDDGDQRSRQGAA
- a CDS encoding CDGSH iron-sulfur domain-containing protein, encoding MAEQPIPAQKAPYQAKVKAGRTYYWCVCGRSANQPYCDGAHKDTGLEPLGWKCESDGEVWFCGCKQTATKPFCDGTHAKL
- the gcvT gene encoding glycine cleavage system aminomethyltransferase GcvT, which translates into the protein MTDPVATVTQERAEALPTPLLALHRELGGKLVDFAGYLLPVQYPAGIMAEHKLCRDSAALFDVSHMGQVELTGEDADIALERLVPGELRKLGVGRQRYGFFTNEAGGILDDLIVARLPDRLFIVVNAACKTADIAYLRANLPGISVTELTDRALIALQGPQAVQALTRHAPAAAGLSFLSIAEMDLAGVPALISRSGYSGEDGFEISLPADRAEAVTRELLAEPEVAPAGLGARDSLRLEAGLCLYGHDLTPETTPVEAGLTWAIGKRRRAEGGFPGAEMIQRQLAEGPPRRRVGLRPEGRAPVREGARLSDGEGQFAGVVTSGGFGPTVGGPVAMGYVTTALAAPGNKLFAEVRGKQLPVTVAGLPFVQQRYAK
- the gcvH gene encoding glycine cleavage system protein GcvH; protein product: MSETKYTGDHEWVRVEGEAATVGITNYAQEQLGDVVFVDLPEAGATLEQGAEAATVESVKAASEVYAAVSGEVIEINEALTDEPGLVNSAPEGDGWFFKLKLGDPAELGELMDAAAYKDYCAGLD